The DNA window TTGCATCTTCCATGACTGAATCAGCTTCCCTTTGAGCTTCTATAAGTATTCTTTGTCTTTCTTCCTTTATCCATTGTGCTTGCTTCACTTCATCTGGCAACTGAATCCTTATCTCTTTAATAATATCAAGAATTTCTTCTTTATCTACAAAGGTCTTACCCGCAAATGGTATAGAAGAGCTACTTTCAATAATATCTTCTAACTCATCCAACAGACGCAATGCATTCATTAATATCCTCCCCTTTTACCTTATTTAAATTTATTATGCAATGCCTTTTTGACTATCTCAGGAACTAATCCATCTATACATCCATCAAATTTGAATACCTCTTTTACAATACTTGAGCTAAGATATGAATACTCACCACTAGTCATCATAAACATGGTCTCAACTTCAGGATTAAGTTTCTTATTTGTCAAAGCCATTTGTAACTCATATTCAAAATCTGATACGGCTCTTAAGCCTTTTACAATTACATCAATATTTTTTTCTTTTACATAATCAACTAATAATCCTGAAAAACAATCTATCTCCACATTAGGTATGTCCTTTGTAACACTCCTTAATAATTCTAATCTTTCTTCAACAGTAAAAAGTGCATTTTTTCCTGAATTATAAAGAACTGCTACAATCACCTTATCTACCAACTTTGAAGTTCTCTTGATGATATCTAAGTGTCCATTGGTAACTGGATCAAAGCTTCCAGGGCATACTGCTGTTTTCATTGTTATGCCTCCTTTGCGTAAATAGTTATTAATGTATTGCCATATTTTTTTTCTTTTCTTTTCATAAATTTTCCTATATATTCTGGTAAAGAATCTTTTAGATCATGTTCAACAAGAATAATACCTTCTTTATTTAATATTTCTTCTTTTTCTATTGCATCAATAGAAGGTATTATTAATCCTTTCAGATAAGGTGGATCCATAAAAATAATATCTATTTTATTAGTTCCTAAAGCTAATTCTTTTATGGCTCTATGTGCATCGCAAAAAAGAACAGTACTTTTTTCTTCAAGTCTTGTATATGCTATATTTTCCTTTATCACTTTTATACTATTTTTATTACAATCTACAAAATATGCCTTTTCTGCCCCTCTACTTAATGCTTCAATACCAAGACTTCCAGTACCTGAAAAAAGATCTAAAACCACGCTATCTATTATATATGGGTTAATCATACTAAAAATAGATTCTTTTACTCTATCAGTAGTCGGCCTCGTCTCTAGACCTTTTGGAGATTTTAGTCTCATACCCTTTGATATACCTGCAATTACTCTCACGCATCCTTCTCTCCTTTCAATAAGTATATTTTAGCATATAAGTAAATGACAAACAATTATCTTATAAGATTTTAAAACTCATATGTATAATAATCTT is part of the Crassaminicella profunda genome and encodes:
- a CDS encoding ATPase, with protein sequence MNALRLLDELEDIIESSSSIPFAGKTFVDKEEILDIIKEIRIQLPDEVKQAQWIKEERQRILIEAQREADSVMEDAKVHIEEMVEKDEITKMAHKRAEEIVSQAQINAKEIRLGARQYTDELLGGLEKNLGKMIETIKDNRNELKGMKG
- the coaD gene encoding pantetheine-phosphate adenylyltransferase; protein product: MKTAVCPGSFDPVTNGHLDIIKRTSKLVDKVIVAVLYNSGKNALFTVEERLELLRSVTKDIPNVEIDCFSGLLVDYVKEKNIDVIVKGLRAVSDFEYELQMALTNKKLNPEVETMFMMTSGEYSYLSSSIVKEVFKFDGCIDGLVPEIVKKALHNKFK
- the rsmD gene encoding 16S rRNA (guanine(966)-N(2))-methyltransferase RsmD, whose amino-acid sequence is MRVIAGISKGMRLKSPKGLETRPTTDRVKESIFSMINPYIIDSVVLDLFSGTGSLGIEALSRGAEKAYFVDCNKNSIKVIKENIAYTRLEEKSTVLFCDAHRAIKELALGTNKIDIIFMDPPYLKGLIIPSIDAIEKEEILNKEGIILVEHDLKDSLPEYIGKFMKRKEKKYGNTLITIYAKEA